A genomic region of Ensifer adhaerens contains the following coding sequences:
- a CDS encoding LacI family DNA-binding transcriptional regulator codes for MVKERVTVIDIARAAGVSKSTVSLVLQGSSLVNEATRAKVNAAIRDLGYVYNRSAANLRQAKSKIIGIVVNDLTNSFFAELAVGVDTVVQSAGFVQFLANTGEKIERQREVVASMREHGVSGLIVSPARGTEAADLAPLVASGMPVVLVVRDIAGAHVSSLTSDNHAGAMAAVRHLIERGHQRIAFLGGFPDTAVFEARMRGYRDALIEAGIAVSDALIIGSAPSRAGGVTAVEQAMMLADRPTAALCFNDAVAFGVCDGLRARRLEPGADFAVIGFDDVIEAKTAVPALTTVSVDPQGMGQRAAELLLKQIKAGKAEPEAIVGSVRLVVRQSCGGAVERKKEALA; via the coding sequence GTGGTCAAGGAGAGGGTAACGGTCATCGATATTGCGCGCGCCGCCGGCGTGTCGAAGTCGACCGTGTCGCTCGTTCTCCAGGGCAGTTCGCTGGTCAACGAGGCGACGCGCGCCAAGGTAAATGCCGCCATCCGCGATCTCGGCTATGTCTATAACCGCAGCGCCGCCAATCTTCGCCAGGCGAAGTCCAAGATCATCGGCATCGTCGTCAACGATCTGACCAACAGCTTCTTTGCGGAACTGGCGGTCGGCGTCGATACCGTCGTGCAATCGGCCGGCTTCGTTCAGTTTCTCGCCAACACGGGTGAAAAGATCGAGCGGCAGCGCGAAGTGGTGGCCTCGATGCGCGAACACGGCGTTTCCGGGTTGATTGTCTCGCCGGCGCGCGGCACGGAAGCGGCCGATCTTGCGCCACTCGTTGCGAGCGGCATGCCGGTTGTGCTGGTCGTTCGCGACATTGCCGGCGCCCATGTTTCTTCGCTGACCTCCGACAACCACGCCGGCGCCATGGCTGCCGTCAGGCATTTGATCGAACGCGGCCACCAGCGCATCGCCTTCCTCGGCGGTTTTCCGGATACCGCCGTCTTCGAGGCGCGCATGCGCGGCTATCGCGACGCCCTTATCGAGGCCGGCATTGCTGTTTCCGACGCGCTGATCATCGGTTCGGCGCCGTCGCGTGCCGGCGGTGTGACGGCGGTGGAGCAGGCGATGATGCTCGCCGACCGGCCGACCGCAGCGCTCTGCTTCAACGATGCGGTCGCCTTCGGCGTTTGCGACGGTCTCAGGGCGCGCCGCCTGGAGCCGGGCGCCGATTTTGCCGTCATCGGCTTCGACGATGTGATCGAGGCGAAGACCGCCGTGCCGGCACTGACGACGGTTTCCGTCGATCCTCAAGGGATGGGCCAGCGGGCTGCCGAATTGCTGCTGAAGCAGATCAAGGCCGGGAAGGCGGAGCCGGAAGCGATCGTCGGTTCGGTCCGTCTCGTCGTCCGCCAGAGCTGCGGTGGCGCGGTCGAGAGAAAAAAGGAGGCATTGGCATGA
- a CDS encoding aldehyde dehydrogenase family protein translates to MTVFVKPKALGDHKIRAFQMLIDGKWVDSAEGRTIERVAPGHGVVVSRYQAGTKADAEKAIAAARRAFDDGSWPHMTASQRSLVLLRAADIIAERADELAYLDAIESGKPISQAKGELGGAADIWRYAAALARDLHGESYNTLGDGTLGVVLREAIGVVSIITPWNFPFLIVSQKLPFALAAGCTTVVKPSELTSASTLLLGEILEAAGVPAGVVNIITGTGPEVGAPMTTHSDVDMVSFTGSTGVGRLTMANAAQTLKKVSLELGGKNPQIVFPDANLDEFIDAAVFGAYFNAGECCNAGSRLILHREIADEVTRRIAELSAKVKVGDPLDPETQVGAIITPQHLEKIAGYVSAASKDGAAVAHGGTALDLGMGQFMAPTILSGVRPDMAVAREEVFGPVLSVLTFETTEEAIRIANAIDYGLSAGVWSRDFDTCLTIGRRVRAGTIWMNTFMDGASELPFGGYRQSGLGRELGRHSVEDYTETKTLNMHMGPRTGWWMPRQG, encoded by the coding sequence ATGACCGTGTTCGTGAAACCCAAGGCGCTCGGCGACCATAAGATCCGCGCCTTCCAGATGCTGATCGACGGCAAATGGGTGGACAGCGCCGAAGGGCGCACGATCGAGCGTGTGGCGCCCGGTCATGGTGTCGTCGTCAGCCGCTATCAGGCGGGCACCAAGGCCGACGCCGAAAAGGCGATTGCTGCGGCCCGCCGCGCTTTCGATGACGGCAGCTGGCCGCACATGACCGCTTCGCAGCGCTCGCTGGTGCTGCTGCGCGCCGCTGACATCATTGCCGAGCGCGCTGATGAACTCGCCTATCTCGATGCAATCGAATCCGGCAAGCCGATCAGCCAGGCCAAGGGCGAACTGGGCGGTGCCGCCGATATCTGGCGCTACGCCGCAGCTCTCGCCCGCGACCTGCACGGTGAAAGCTATAACACGCTCGGTGACGGCACGCTTGGCGTCGTGCTGCGTGAGGCGATCGGTGTCGTCTCGATCATCACGCCCTGGAACTTCCCGTTCCTGATCGTCAGCCAGAAGCTTCCTTTTGCGCTTGCGGCGGGCTGCACGACTGTCGTCAAACCGTCCGAACTGACGTCAGCCTCGACGCTGCTGCTCGGTGAAATTCTGGAAGCCGCCGGCGTTCCCGCCGGTGTCGTCAACATCATCACCGGCACGGGGCCGGAGGTCGGTGCGCCGATGACGACGCATTCGGACGTCGATATGGTGTCCTTTACCGGCTCGACCGGCGTCGGCCGCCTGACCATGGCCAATGCTGCGCAGACGCTGAAGAAAGTCTCGCTCGAACTCGGCGGCAAGAACCCACAGATCGTCTTCCCGGACGCCAATCTCGACGAATTCATCGATGCGGCTGTCTTCGGTGCCTACTTCAATGCCGGCGAATGCTGCAATGCCGGCTCGCGGCTGATCCTGCATCGCGAAATCGCCGACGAGGTCACGCGCCGCATCGCCGAGCTCTCGGCCAAGGTGAAGGTCGGAGATCCGCTTGACCCGGAAACCCAGGTCGGCGCGATCATCACGCCGCAGCATCTGGAAAAGATCGCCGGCTATGTTTCTGCTGCTTCCAAGGACGGTGCAGCGGTTGCTCATGGCGGCACGGCGCTCGATCTGGGCATGGGTCAGTTCATGGCGCCGACGATCCTTTCGGGCGTGCGGCCGGACATGGCGGTGGCGCGCGAGGAAGTCTTTGGTCCGGTTCTTTCGGTGCTGACATTCGAAACGACCGAGGAGGCGATCCGCATCGCCAATGCGATCGACTACGGCCTTTCGGCCGGCGTCTGGAGCCGCGATTTCGACACCTGCCTGACGATCGGCCGCCGTGTGCGCGCCGGCACCATCTGGATGAACACCTTTATGGACGGTGCGTCCGAACTACCCTTCGGCGGTTATCGCCAGTCCGGCCTTGGCCGTGAACTCGGCCGGCATTCGGTCGAGGATTACACCGAGACCAAGACGCTCAACATGCATATGGGGCCGCGCACCGGCTGGTGGATGCCGCGCCAAGGCTGA
- a CDS encoding dihydrodipicolinate synthase family protein: MTSLTLPRQDGSLEQHRLTGTPIERPGTPPTFNRIAYAAAHVVSDPFRDLDPWGNPAIDWDATMAFRHHLWGLGFKIAEAMDTAQRGMGLPWAGAQQLIRRSLAEARQVPGADLACGAGTDHLAPADVRSLDDVIAAYEEQVGFVEGEGGRTIMMASRALARVARSADDYRHVYGRILGQARHKVVLHWLGDMFDPQLRRYWGSENFEQALDTVLSIIEANRDKVEGIKISLLDNAKEVALRNRLPEGVLCFTGDDFNYAELIEGDGTKYSHALLGIFDAVAPSASKALAALAKGDLATFRGVIEPTVPLSRKIFEAPTQYYKAGVVLLAWLNGHQRHFTMPAGMQSARGVLHYSDIFRLADRANVLDRPELAAERMKSLLSTLGVDQSA; the protein is encoded by the coding sequence ATGACAAGCCTGACGCTGCCGCGCCAAGACGGCTCGCTTGAACAGCATCGCCTGACCGGAACGCCGATCGAGCGGCCCGGGACGCCACCGACCTTCAACCGCATCGCCTATGCGGCCGCCCATGTGGTCTCGGATCCGTTCCGGGATCTTGATCCCTGGGGCAATCCGGCGATCGACTGGGACGCGACCATGGCGTTTCGCCATCACCTCTGGGGCCTCGGCTTCAAGATCGCCGAGGCGATGGACACGGCCCAGCGCGGCATGGGGCTGCCCTGGGCAGGCGCGCAGCAGTTGATCCGCCGCTCTCTTGCCGAAGCGCGGCAGGTGCCGGGCGCCGATCTTGCCTGCGGCGCCGGCACCGATCATCTGGCACCGGCCGATGTGCGATCGCTGGACGACGTGATCGCCGCCTATGAGGAACAGGTCGGTTTCGTCGAAGGCGAGGGGGGAAGGACGATCATGATGGCAAGCCGGGCGCTTGCCCGCGTCGCCCGTTCCGCCGATGACTATCGCCACGTCTATGGCCGCATTCTCGGCCAGGCCAGGCACAAGGTCGTGCTGCATTGGCTCGGCGACATGTTCGATCCGCAGCTTCGGAGATATTGGGGTTCGGAGAATTTCGAACAGGCGCTCGATACGGTGCTTTCGATCATCGAAGCCAACCGCGACAAGGTCGAGGGCATCAAGATTTCGCTGCTCGACAACGCCAAGGAAGTGGCGCTGCGCAATCGCCTGCCCGAGGGCGTGCTGTGCTTCACCGGCGACGACTTCAACTATGCCGAACTGATCGAAGGCGACGGCACGAAGTATAGCCACGCGCTACTCGGCATCTTCGATGCGGTGGCGCCATCTGCCTCCAAGGCCTTGGCGGCGCTGGCCAAGGGTGATCTCGCGACCTTCCGCGGCGTGATCGAGCCGACCGTGCCTCTGTCCCGCAAGATCTTCGAGGCGCCGACACAGTATTACAAGGCCGGCGTCGTTTTGCTGGCCTGGCTGAACGGCCACCAGCGCCACTTCACCATGCCCGCGGGCATGCAGTCCGCACGCGGGGTGCTGCACTACTCGGACATCTTCCGCCTCGCCGACCGAGCCAATGTGCTCGACCGGCCGGAACTGGCGGCAGAGAGAATGAAAAGCCTGCTATCGACCCTCGGCGTGGACCAAAGCGCTTGA
- a CDS encoding LacI family transcriptional regulator, producing MADPSKPAHHEDGGSTAKRGKPTLRTIAEITGLAVTTVSRALSDAPQISLDTRKRVREVADEIGYSPDRAAQRLKTGRTNVIGVLLDPHEEILGYGTSIMSGIAKALQGTAYHLIVMPNFLNSTNVEAVNYITRNAMADGLIFSRTEPLDPRVRLLSDLGFPFVTHGRTELSTPHPYVDYDNFTFSYQATKRLIAKGRRKPALISGPTDFTFAGHLQHGFMTAVREAGCAYEILTGIDLDSPAGAIRDRIRQRYAEPDPPDSFMCGGEVCALATITGMSDCGLTLGREYDIVAKQTSHLLSAIQPQVETIYEDLTVTGEDMGRVLLQKIGGESDVSKLQLLLCPQIPSSFDTAG from the coding sequence TTGGCCGATCCCTCCAAGCCCGCCCACCACGAAGACGGTGGCTCCACCGCCAAGCGCGGCAAGCCGACTCTTCGCACGATCGCGGAAATCACCGGCCTTGCGGTCACCACCGTTTCGCGCGCCCTCTCCGACGCGCCACAGATTTCGCTCGATACCCGCAAGCGGGTGCGTGAGGTCGCCGACGAGATCGGCTATTCGCCCGACCGTGCCGCCCAGCGCCTGAAGACCGGCCGCACCAATGTCATCGGCGTGCTGCTCGATCCGCACGAAGAAATCCTCGGCTACGGCACCTCGATCATGAGCGGCATCGCCAAGGCGCTGCAGGGCACCGCCTACCACCTGATCGTCATGCCGAACTTCCTGAACTCGACCAATGTCGAAGCGGTCAACTACATCACCCGCAACGCGATGGCCGATGGATTGATCTTCTCGCGCACGGAACCGCTCGATCCGCGTGTCCGGCTGCTCTCCGATCTCGGCTTTCCCTTCGTCACCCATGGGCGCACGGAGCTCTCGACCCCGCATCCCTATGTCGACTACGACAACTTCACTTTTTCCTACCAGGCGACCAAACGCCTGATCGCCAAGGGCAGGCGTAAACCTGCGCTCATCAGCGGCCCGACCGATTTCACCTTCGCCGGCCATCTGCAGCACGGCTTCATGACCGCGGTGCGCGAGGCCGGTTGCGCCTACGAGATCCTCACCGGCATCGACCTCGACAGCCCCGCCGGCGCTATCCGCGACCGTATCCGCCAGCGCTATGCCGAGCCCGATCCGCCGGATAGTTTCATGTGCGGCGGCGAAGTCTGCGCGCTCGCGACCATCACCGGCATGAGCGATTGCGGGCTTACGCTCGGACGCGAGTACGACATCGTCGCCAAACAGACCTCGCATCTGTTGAGCGCCATTCAGCCGCAGGTCGAGACGATCTACGAAGACCTGACGGTGACCGGCGAAGACATGGGCCGGGTGCTCCTGCAGAAGATCGGCGGCGAGAGCGACGTCAGCAAGCTGCAACTGCTTCTCTGTCCGCAGATTCCATCGAGCTTCGACACGGCCGGCTGA
- a CDS encoding Gfo/Idh/MocA family protein — MTRWGLIGASTIAREWVIGAIRAAGGEVVSVMSTSTERGVAYAKENGIAKSVTSVADLVGDPDVDAVYVSTTNELHREQTLAAIAAGKHVLCEKPLAMTLEDAREMVTAAQEAGVVLATNHHLRNAATHRAMRDAIAEGKIGRPIAARVFHAVYLPPHLQGWRLERPDAGGGVILDITVHDADTLRFILNDDPIEAVAISHSAGMGKEGLEDGVMGVLHFRSGVIAQFHDAFTVRFADTGLEVHGTEGSLIGRKVMTQRPVGTVTLRNADGETELSLDHRNLYETALSAFHAAVRGEGSPSATGEDGVWSLATGLAVVKAAATGQAVAIETGL; from the coding sequence ATGACGCGGTGGGGTCTGATCGGCGCAAGCACGATTGCGCGTGAATGGGTGATCGGCGCAATCCGCGCCGCCGGAGGCGAGGTTGTCTCTGTCATGAGCACCAGCACCGAGCGTGGTGTGGCCTACGCCAAAGAGAACGGCATCGCCAAGTCGGTGACCTCGGTCGCGGATCTGGTCGGCGATCCCGATGTCGATGCCGTTTATGTCTCGACTACCAACGAATTGCATCGCGAGCAGACGCTGGCGGCGATCGCCGCCGGCAAGCACGTGCTTTGCGAAAAGCCGCTGGCGATGACGCTCGAGGATGCGCGCGAGATGGTGACGGCGGCGCAGGAGGCGGGCGTTGTGCTTGCCACCAATCACCACCTGCGCAACGCTGCCACCCATCGCGCGATGCGCGATGCGATCGCCGAGGGCAAGATCGGCCGGCCGATTGCCGCCCGCGTTTTCCATGCGGTCTATTTGCCGCCGCATCTGCAGGGCTGGCGGCTGGAGCGGCCGGATGCCGGCGGTGGCGTCATCCTCGACATCACCGTTCATGATGCCGATACGCTGCGCTTCATTCTCAATGACGACCCGATCGAAGCGGTCGCCATCAGCCACAGCGCCGGCATGGGCAAGGAAGGCCTGGAAGACGGGGTCATGGGCGTGCTCCACTTCCGCTCCGGCGTCATCGCCCAGTTCCACGATGCCTTCACCGTGCGCTTTGCTGATACGGGCCTCGAAGTGCATGGCACCGAGGGTTCGCTGATTGGCCGCAAGGTCATGACCCAGCGGCCGGTCGGAACCGTGACGCTACGCAATGCCGATGGTGAGACCGAGTTGTCGCTCGACCATCGCAATCTCTACGAAACCGCGCTTTCCGCCTTCCATGCCGCCGTCAGAGGCGAAGGCAGCCCGTCGGCGACGGGTGAGGATGGCGTCTGGTCGTTGGCAACCGGCCTTGCCGTCGTCAAGGCGGCTGCGACCGGCCAGGCCGTGGCGATCGAAACGGGACTTTGA
- a CDS encoding acyl CoA:acetate/3-ketoacid CoA transferase: protein MSMNKHISPAEAAALIPDGAVVSVSSSSGLGCPDLMLKAIGERFEMTGHPRDLTTLHPIAAGDMSGIRGVDYIARKGLLKRIIGGSYPSGPSSAEPPLIWQMIGADEVAAYNVPSGILFDMHREAAAKRPGVLTKVGLDTFVDPSREGCAMNASAAAEPVVKKVSFEGEDWLYFKAIAPQVAIIRATTADERGNLTYEHEGAYLGGLDQALAARNNGGIVIAQVKRITKEGSLKPHDVRVPGVLVDYVIVDPDQKQTTQTLYDPAISGEIFRPLDSFRVPEFNIQKVIARRVAQELEAGSAVNLGFGISANVPRILLEEGLHGAVTWVIEQGAVGGVPLLDFAFGCASNADAFMPSPYQFTYFQGAGFDASLLSFLEIDRNGSVNVSKLSFRPHVTAGAGGFVDITARAKKIVFSGMFNAGAKLAIADGKLVIEKEGKLKKLVNEVEHVTFSGRRGIEQGQDITYVTERCVMKLTPEGVMLTEIAPGVDLQAHILDQSEFSLIVSDGLKTMDAALFAEGLIGLELPKKPARRIGGGDRG from the coding sequence ATGTCGATGAACAAGCACATCTCGCCGGCCGAAGCGGCCGCCCTGATCCCGGATGGCGCCGTGGTTTCGGTCTCCTCGTCCAGTGGCCTCGGCTGCCCCGACCTGATGTTGAAGGCGATCGGCGAGCGCTTCGAGATGACCGGCCACCCCCGCGACCTGACGACGCTGCATCCGATTGCCGCCGGCGACATGAGCGGCATCAGGGGCGTCGACTACATCGCCAGGAAAGGCCTCCTGAAAAGGATCATCGGCGGTTCCTATCCTTCCGGTCCGTCGAGTGCGGAGCCGCCGCTGATCTGGCAGATGATCGGCGCTGACGAGGTGGCTGCCTACAATGTGCCCTCCGGCATCCTCTTCGACATGCACCGCGAGGCCGCAGCCAAGCGGCCGGGCGTGCTGACCAAGGTCGGCCTCGATACTTTCGTCGATCCGTCGCGCGAAGGCTGCGCCATGAATGCTTCGGCTGCGGCCGAGCCCGTCGTGAAGAAGGTCTCGTTCGAAGGTGAGGACTGGCTCTATTTCAAGGCGATCGCACCGCAGGTGGCAATCATCCGCGCGACGACGGCGGACGAGCGTGGCAACCTCACCTATGAGCACGAGGGCGCCTATCTCGGCGGTCTCGACCAGGCGCTCGCCGCCCGCAACAATGGCGGCATCGTCATTGCCCAGGTCAAACGCATCACCAAGGAAGGCTCGCTGAAGCCGCATGACGTGCGGGTGCCGGGTGTGCTGGTGGATTATGTCATCGTCGACCCCGACCAGAAGCAGACGACCCAGACGCTCTACGATCCGGCGATTTCAGGCGAGATCTTCCGGCCGCTCGACAGTTTCCGGGTTCCGGAATTCAACATCCAGAAGGTGATCGCCCGCCGCGTTGCGCAGGAACTCGAGGCCGGCAGCGCCGTCAATCTCGGTTTCGGCATTTCGGCCAATGTGCCACGTATCCTGCTCGAAGAAGGCCTGCACGGTGCCGTTACCTGGGTGATAGAGCAGGGTGCCGTCGGCGGCGTGCCGTTGCTCGATTTCGCCTTCGGCTGCGCTTCCAACGCCGATGCCTTCATGCCCTCGCCTTACCAGTTCACCTATTTCCAGGGCGCTGGCTTCGATGCCTCGCTGCTTTCCTTCCTCGAGATCGACCGCAACGGCTCGGTCAACGTGTCAAAACTCTCCTTCCGTCCGCATGTGACGGCCGGCGCCGGCGGTTTCGTCGACATCACGGCACGTGCAAAGAAGATCGTCTTCTCCGGCATGTTCAATGCCGGCGCCAAGCTCGCGATCGCCGATGGCAAGCTGGTGATCGAGAAGGAAGGCAAGCTCAAGAAGCTGGTCAACGAAGTCGAGCACGTCACCTTCTCTGGCCGCCGCGGCATCGAGCAGGGCCAGGACATCACCTATGTGACCGAACGCTGCGTGATGAAGCTGACGCCTGAGGGTGTGATGCTGACGGAGATCGCCCCGGGCGTCGATCTGCAGGCCCATATCCTCGACCAGTCGGAATTCTCGCTGATCGTTTCCGACGGGCTGAAGACCATGGACGCGGCGCTTTTTGCGGAAGGTCTGATCGGGCTGGAACTGCCGAAGAAGCCGGCGCGCCGGATTGGGGGAGGCGACCGTGGCTGA
- a CDS encoding enoyl-CoA hydratase/isomerase family protein: protein MAEGRIRIEVEGPIATMTVARPDKLNAFDIDMLKALASACDTVEADRNIRVVILTGEGKAFSAGGDIKAWGGMDAPAFGHDWVRFGHRVFERLATLRMPVIAALNGHALGGGLELAAAADIRLAEVQIKIGLPETSLGMVPGWSGTQRLVSRFGAQIVRRMVLGGEMFTAEVARNEGLVDAVVETGAVLTAARDYAARVAKRGPAALEISKLMLASANGEDNGAAVEALGSILVAKTGDLKEGVAAFSQKRQAQFKGEW, encoded by the coding sequence GTGGCTGAAGGCCGTATCCGCATCGAGGTCGAAGGACCGATCGCGACCATGACGGTTGCCCGTCCGGACAAGCTCAATGCCTTCGACATTGACATGCTGAAGGCGCTGGCGTCCGCCTGCGATACGGTCGAAGCCGACCGCAATATCCGCGTCGTCATCCTGACCGGCGAGGGAAAGGCATTTTCCGCCGGCGGCGACATCAAGGCCTGGGGCGGCATGGATGCACCTGCGTTCGGGCATGACTGGGTGCGTTTCGGTCATCGTGTGTTCGAGCGGCTGGCGACGCTGCGAATGCCTGTCATCGCGGCCCTCAACGGCCACGCGCTTGGCGGCGGGCTGGAGCTAGCGGCGGCCGCCGATATCCGTCTGGCGGAAGTGCAGATCAAGATTGGCCTGCCGGAGACGAGCCTCGGCATGGTGCCCGGCTGGTCGGGCACGCAGCGTCTGGTCTCTCGCTTTGGCGCACAGATCGTCCGGCGCATGGTGCTTGGCGGCGAGATGTTCACGGCCGAGGTTGCCCGCAATGAGGGTTTGGTCGATGCCGTCGTCGAGACCGGCGCGGTGCTGACTGCTGCTCGTGACTATGCGGCGCGTGTCGCCAAGCGTGGCCCTGCGGCGCTCGAAATTTCGAAACTGATGCTCGCTTCGGCGAATGGCGAAGACAACGGAGCTGCTGTCGAAGCGCTCGGCTCGATCCTCGTCGCCAAGACCGGCGATCTCAAGGAGGGTGTCGCCGCGTTCTCGCAGAAGCGTCAAGCCCAATTCAAGGGAGAATGGTAA